A genomic window from Struthio camelus isolate bStrCam1 chromosome 2, bStrCam1.hap1, whole genome shotgun sequence includes:
- the NPBWR1 gene encoding neuropeptides B/W receptor type 1, with product MENLSLPDPNSSCVAGPEGCAARGDGGLNTSTPRQITSFYVTVPVVYSVICAVGLTGNTAIIYVILKAPKMKTVTNIFILNLAIADELFTLVLPINIADYLLLQWPFGEVMCKLIVSIDQYNTFSSIYFLTVMSIDRYLVVVATTKSKKMSYRTYRAAKIVSLCVWSFVTVIILPFAIFAKIHKEQGRSQCVFVFPHPESVWWKGSRIYTLVLGFAIPVSTICILYTTILYRLRHMHLHSNAKALDKAKQKVTLMVVVILAVCLFCWTPYHLSTVVALTTDIPQTPLVIGISYFITSLSYANSCFNPFLYAFLDDSFRKSFCKLMDCRTTS from the coding sequence ATGGAGAACCTCTCCCTCCCAGACCCCAATTCCTCGTGCGTGGCTGGACCCGAGGGCTGCGCAGCAAGAGGGGACGGGGGGCTGAATACGTCCACTCCCCGCCAGATCACCAGCTTCTACGTAACAGTGCCTGTCGTCTATTCTGTCATCTGTGCCGTGGGGCTGACTGGCAACACTGCCATCATCTATGTAATCCTCAAAGCCCCAAAGATGAAGACGGTTACCAACATCTTCATCCTCAACCTGGCCATTGCTGATGAGCTCTTCACCTTGGTGCTACCCATCAACATTGCTGACTACTTGCTCCTACAGTGGCCCTTTGGCGAGGTCATGTGCAAGCTCATCGTCTCCATAGACCAGTACAACACCTTCTCCAGCATCTACTTCCTCACTGTCATGAGCATCGACCGCTATCTGGTCGTGGTAGCCACTACCAAGTCCAAGAAGATGTCCTACCGCACCTACCGAGCAGCCAAGATAGTCAGCCTCTGCGTCTGGTCCTTCGTCACTGTCATCATCCTGCCCTTCGCCATCTTTGCTAAGATACACAAGGAGCAGGGGCGCTCCCAGTGTGTCTTTGTGTTCCCCCACCCTGAGAGCGTGTGGTGGAAAGGCAGTCGGATCTACACCCTCGTTTTAGGCTTTGCCATCCCAGTGTCCACCATCTGCATCCTTTACACCACCATACTGTACAGGTTGAGACACATGCACCTCCATAGCAATGCAAAAGCCCTGGACAAAGCCAAACAGAAAGTGACCCTGATGGTGGTTGTCATCCTGGCTGTGTGTCTGTTCTGCTGGACCCCTTATCACCTTAGCACAGTGGTGGCCCTCACTACAGACATTCCGCAAACTCCACTGGTCATTGGGATTTCGTACTTCATCACTAGCCTGAGTTATGCCAACAGCTGCTTCAACCCTTTCCTATATGCCTTTCTGGACGACAGTTTCCGGAAGAGCTTTTGCAAACTGATGGATTGCAGAACCACCTCGTAG